The Halorhabdus sp. BNX81 genome includes a region encoding these proteins:
- a CDS encoding NAD(P)/FAD-dependent oxidoreductase — MSIHVAVVGAYGSAGAAVAGDLADDPEIELTLIDDGDPGGGLCILRGCMPSKEVLSAAEHRFAARKDERLVGEVPDVDIDAVVERKNEHTSGFAQHRRDAIAELAEQDNVEFIHDTARFVDDRVLDVDGRRIEPDYVVIATGSNVAIPPIPGIEDVPVGTSADVLDRTKFGDSAIALGLGYIGLELVPYLTEAADMDLTVVEALPDVLEEADEPFGEELLDYYKAHFDVDVLLDAEGQHVEQTADGGVRMTVDAGGETHTVEADELFAFTGREPALDRLGIENTSLSPGESWVADTMQAAGDDRVFVVGDVNGREPILHVAKEEGFTAADNIRHHRDGDTLEEYENVHHHVIFSGLGVLPYARVGHSVESAEAAGLDFVTATRDASSDGVFKTKDVADGLARLVVGTDGTVLGYQGLHYHADVMAKTMQLAVEMELDVREIPDRAYHPTTPEVLDGLIGDTAAKLD; from the coding sequence ATGAGCATTCACGTCGCAGTCGTTGGCGCATACGGAAGTGCCGGCGCGGCAGTCGCCGGTGATCTGGCCGACGATCCCGAGATCGAACTCACACTGATCGACGACGGCGACCCCGGCGGTGGCCTGTGTATTCTCCGCGGATGTATGCCCTCAAAGGAAGTACTCTCGGCCGCCGAGCACCGATTTGCGGCCCGGAAGGACGAGCGACTCGTCGGTGAGGTGCCGGATGTCGATATCGATGCCGTCGTCGAGCGCAAGAACGAGCATACCTCGGGATTCGCACAGCATCGCCGCGACGCGATCGCCGAACTTGCCGAGCAGGACAACGTCGAGTTCATCCACGACACTGCTCGATTCGTCGATGATCGGGTTCTCGACGTCGACGGCCGTCGGATCGAGCCCGACTACGTCGTGATCGCGACGGGATCGAACGTGGCCATTCCGCCGATCCCCGGCATTGAGGACGTCCCAGTCGGGACAAGTGCCGACGTCCTCGACCGCACCAAGTTCGGCGACTCCGCGATCGCGCTGGGACTCGGATACATCGGGCTGGAACTCGTCCCGTACCTGACCGAGGCCGCCGACATGGATCTGACTGTCGTCGAGGCGCTCCCCGACGTCCTCGAGGAGGCCGACGAGCCCTTCGGCGAGGAACTGCTCGACTACTACAAGGCGCACTTCGACGTCGACGTGCTGCTGGACGCCGAGGGCCAGCACGTCGAGCAGACAGCGGACGGCGGCGTCCGGATGACCGTCGACGCCGGTGGGGAAACGCACACGGTCGAAGCCGACGAACTGTTCGCTTTCACCGGCCGCGAGCCGGCACTCGATCGGCTCGGCATCGAGAACACGTCTCTCTCGCCAGGCGAGAGCTGGGTTGCCGACACGATGCAGGCCGCAGGCGACGACCGGGTGTTCGTCGTCGGGGACGTCAATGGCCGCGAACCCATCCTCCACGTTGCCAAGGAGGAAGGGTTCACCGCCGCGGACAATATCCGCCATCACCGTGACGGCGACACCCTCGAGGAGTACGAGAACGTCCACCACCATGTCATCTTCTCGGGGCTTGGCGTCCTCCCCTATGCCCGCGTCGGCCACTCGGTCGAGTCGGCCGAGGCTGCCGGCCTGGACTTTGTGACAGCTACCCGCGACGCCTCCAGCGACGGCGTGTTCAAGACGAAAGACGTTGCCGACGGACTCGCACGACTCGTCGTCGGCACCGACGGCACGGTCCTGGGGTATCAAGGGCTACACTACCATGCCGACGTGATGGCCAAGACGATGCAACTCGCCGTCGAGATGGAACTCGACGTCCGGGAGATCCCCGACCGGGCCTACCACCCGACGACGCCCGAAGTTCTCGACGGCCTCATCGGCGATACGGCGGCAAAACTCGACTGA
- a CDS encoding PQQ-binding-like beta-propeller repeat protein, with protein MTATGHLLAGWHGPFRDQPIVAGLDRTTGETTWTVTVGKGKNSPIGVDGGQAYAISKAETMIAVDAAAGDTIWQRPLAPIDDADPGVVEFAPIPLGDRLVVPISGTEDDIPDRLVVVDRADGETRFIHPLPASLSGAPGATANGVIAPLVDGRVLFLDRTGAVEWTREIGAALSAVSAVDGAAYLGAATEELLAMDATTGSVLWRGQLSNTVFTRPLVADDRVYVGGADYTLRAFDTVSGQQLWRDDLGNAVTHGPLPVGDRLVTLVGGNHRIRGSSGTIPFDPTVLYVHEQDGTRVRTVPLDGRPFEDGGGVEWAQAAGETVYLGQTFGLTRLAPEAITDA; from the coding sequence ATGACCGCCACAGGCCATCTCCTTGCTGGCTGGCACGGTCCGTTCCGCGACCAGCCGATCGTCGCTGGCCTGGATCGCACCACCGGGGAAACCACGTGGACGGTGACAGTCGGGAAAGGCAAAAACTCACCCATTGGTGTCGATGGCGGCCAGGCCTATGCCATTTCGAAGGCCGAAACGATGATCGCCGTCGATGCAGCCGCTGGTGACACCATCTGGCAGCGCCCGCTTGCTCCGATCGACGATGCTGACCCCGGCGTCGTCGAGTTTGCCCCGATTCCCCTCGGCGACCGTCTTGTGGTCCCGATCTCCGGCACCGAAGATGACATCCCGGATCGGTTGGTCGTGGTCGACCGCGCCGACGGTGAGACGCGTTTCATCCACCCATTGCCCGCGTCGCTGTCGGGTGCTCCTGGCGCGACAGCAAATGGGGTGATTGCACCCCTCGTCGACGGCCGTGTTCTCTTCCTCGATCGGACTGGGGCGGTCGAATGGACTCGCGAGATTGGGGCGGCGCTCTCAGCCGTGAGTGCTGTTGATGGGGCTGCATATCTCGGTGCCGCCACGGAGGAACTACTGGCGATGGACGCCACGACTGGGAGCGTACTGTGGCGTGGCCAGTTGTCAAATACCGTGTTCACTCGTCCGCTAGTGGCCGATGACCGCGTGTACGTTGGTGGTGCCGACTACACTCTCCGGGCGTTCGACACGGTCTCGGGCCAGCAGCTGTGGCGCGATGACCTCGGGAACGCCGTGACGCACGGCCCACTGCCGGTCGGTGATCGCCTGGTGACGCTGGTCGGCGGGAACCACCGCATCCGTGGCTCAAGCGGCACTATCCCGTTCGACCCGACCGTTCTCTATGTCCACGAACAGGACGGGACACGTGTCCGGACAGTTCCGCTTGATGGGCGGCCCTTCGAGGACGGCGGCGGCGTGGAGTGGGCACAGGCAGCTGGCGAGACCGTCTATCTGGGACAAACGTTTGGTCTGACACGGCTCGCCCCGGAGGCGATTACCGATGCGTGA
- a CDS encoding PQQ-binding-like beta-propeller repeat protein, which produces MTGVQPLWERDFSSAMAAGPPAATDEHVVVGGQDTQLHAFSADGERTFRFETGGPIEARPAVPASGGPVHVHSTDGDLYTVGLSGAKLWHVEGQAQNRWLDRQGPLLFGTARDGRGVTGYDARDGTRRFQLSGQADPYPPSPFSRSPTLSGSVCLLSATNSDGDEKLVAHAPRSGEVLWESKARDGSPSVVAADEWVLTAYWRSDSYSTVCMRRASNGHIRWQTAVAGDVSSHFGSPLWLGEHVYVQSSRDERPDELVAIDRADGSIQWRRSVGYELERVTPTSAGVFVASSVVDPDGGILVRLDAFSLDGTRRWQTTTDVHIGGTVQSLGRVGGVLFVASDNEIAAYDPDSGSRRWQYNPESSQIGVSAADGALYISHRDTGGLARLPTD; this is translated from the coding sequence ATGACAGGTGTGCAACCACTCTGGGAACGGGATTTCTCGTCTGCGATGGCCGCGGGCCCGCCAGCCGCGACTGATGAACACGTTGTCGTCGGTGGACAGGATACGCAACTGCACGCGTTCAGTGCTGACGGGGAGCGAACCTTTCGCTTCGAAACCGGTGGCCCGATCGAGGCACGACCGGCTGTCCCTGCATCGGGTGGACCGGTACATGTCCACAGCACTGACGGTGACCTCTACACGGTCGGACTGTCGGGGGCGAAGCTATGGCATGTGGAGGGCCAGGCACAGAACAGATGGCTCGATCGTCAGGGCCCGTTGCTGTTCGGCACCGCTCGGGACGGCCGTGGAGTCACCGGCTACGATGCGCGTGATGGTACACGTCGTTTCCAGCTGTCGGGCCAAGCCGATCCGTACCCTCCCTCTCCGTTCAGTAGGTCCCCCACGCTCAGTGGGTCGGTGTGCCTCCTTTCGGCTACGAACTCGGATGGAGACGAGAAGCTGGTGGCGCACGCTCCGAGGTCTGGTGAAGTGCTGTGGGAGTCGAAAGCTCGCGATGGGTCTCCCTCCGTCGTAGCTGCGGATGAGTGGGTCCTCACGGCGTATTGGCGGAGTGACTCATATTCTACCGTGTGCATGCGCCGGGCCAGCAATGGCCATATCCGATGGCAGACTGCGGTTGCTGGCGACGTCTCCAGTCATTTTGGATCGCCACTCTGGCTTGGCGAGCACGTCTATGTGCAAAGTAGCCGTGACGAACGTCCGGATGAACTCGTCGCCATCGACCGTGCGGATGGATCCATTCAGTGGCGTCGAAGCGTCGGATACGAACTCGAGAGGGTGACGCCGACTTCTGCGGGCGTCTTCGTTGCGAGCTCGGTCGTTGACCCCGACGGCGGTATCTTGGTTCGGCTGGACGCTTTTTCCCTCGATGGCACCCGGCGATGGCAGACGACGACTGATGTCCACATCGGCGGGACAGTTCAATCGCTGGGGCGTGTCGGTGGGGTTCTCTTTGTTGCCAGCGACAACGAAATCGCTGCCTATGACCCTGACAGCGGTTCGCGTCGGTGGCAATACAACCCGGAATCCTCGCAGATTGGCGTGTCGGCGGCTGATGGTGCGCTGTACATTTCACACAGAGATACCGGGGGCCTGGCGCGATTGCCAACGGATTGA
- a CDS encoding 2Fe-2S iron-sulfur cluster-binding protein — MAEYTVEFVGTGEIIQVEDTDTILSRCLDEGIAQEYSCRVGMCLACSAKIVEGEVTQPAARGLTEEEKENYALTCMARPQSDLKLDRGKYPPSIEAEAAVEAGAGDEAAADD, encoded by the coding sequence ATGGCTGAATACACCGTCGAGTTTGTGGGCACCGGGGAAATCATCCAGGTCGAGGACACGGACACTATTCTGAGCCGGTGTCTCGACGAAGGGATCGCCCAGGAGTACTCCTGCCGGGTCGGCATGTGTCTCGCCTGTTCGGCGAAGATCGTCGAGGGCGAGGTCACCCAACCGGCTGCCCGGGGACTGACCGAGGAAGAGAAAGAGAACTACGCGCTGACCTGCATGGCCCGCCCGCAGTCGGATCTCAAACTCGATCGGGGCAAGTATCCCCCGAGCATCGAAGCCGAGGCGGCCGTCGAAGCGGGTGCGGGCGACGAAGCAGCCGCGGACGACTGA
- a CDS encoding geranylgeranyl reductase family protein translates to MTTAEYDAVVVGAGVSGCYAAATMAEEGLDVVIVERKSESEAGHIACGDALKGASNFPEAIPRSQIEPSITNSVVDHGHFELPSEGTAVDIPVPGELAVIDRLQFGKLLIEGAEDAGVTFHYDTVVNTVLQDGARVTGLEAIRKGDPVTYEAPVVIDAAGALSILQDEADLADATFDTNVTYSQFSSGYREIIEVEEPVEWHDALVLKPTERSAGYLWYFPRTETEINVGLGFQMGEEPMELVDALRRDIENRAEFKNATVKDKLGAAIPTRRPYDSATAPGFMAIGDAAAHVNPTTGGGIAGAAYAGKYAADQAIEAVEDGDPSEATLWRYNERVMEHFGGRYAALDVFFKQKTAYEIDDLTGMLASLPMTKLSEALYSGSADLSWSLKLKTALKSRGHWGTILDLYRTKRHADELLEHYEAYPESPSGFEAWQDRRDDLIQDVYETTGAEAKY, encoded by the coding sequence ATGACCACCGCCGAGTATGACGCTGTCGTCGTGGGAGCCGGCGTTTCCGGTTGCTACGCGGCGGCGACCATGGCCGAGGAGGGCCTCGACGTGGTGATCGTCGAGCGCAAGTCCGAATCGGAGGCCGGCCACATCGCATGTGGGGACGCACTCAAGGGAGCTAGCAACTTCCCCGAGGCGATCCCACGCTCGCAGATCGAACCGTCGATCACCAACTCGGTCGTCGACCACGGCCACTTCGAACTACCGAGTGAGGGCACCGCCGTCGACATCCCCGTCCCGGGTGAACTCGCCGTCATCGACCGCCTGCAGTTCGGCAAGTTACTCATCGAAGGGGCAGAAGACGCGGGCGTAACCTTCCACTACGACACCGTCGTCAACACGGTGCTCCAGGACGGCGCGCGCGTCACCGGGCTCGAGGCGATCCGCAAGGGCGATCCGGTCACCTACGAGGCCCCGGTCGTGATCGACGCCGCCGGCGCGCTGTCGATCCTCCAGGACGAGGCCGATCTCGCCGACGCGACCTTCGACACCAACGTCACCTACTCACAGTTCAGCTCCGGGTATCGGGAGATCATAGAGGTCGAGGAACCCGTCGAGTGGCACGACGCGCTGGTGCTCAAACCCACCGAGCGATCGGCGGGCTATCTCTGGTACTTCCCGCGGACGGAGACGGAGATCAACGTCGGGCTGGGCTTTCAGATGGGCGAGGAACCGATGGAACTCGTCGACGCACTCCGCCGGGACATCGAGAACCGCGCGGAGTTCAAAAACGCCACTGTCAAGGACAAACTCGGCGCGGCGATCCCGACTCGGCGGCCCTACGACTCCGCGACGGCCCCCGGGTTCATGGCGATCGGGGACGCCGCAGCCCACGTCAACCCGACCACCGGCGGCGGGATCGCCGGCGCGGCCTACGCCGGGAAGTACGCTGCTGACCAGGCCATCGAGGCCGTCGAGGACGGCGATCCCTCCGAGGCAACGCTGTGGCGGTACAACGAGCGCGTCATGGAGCACTTCGGCGGCCGCTACGCCGCCCTGGACGTTTTTTTCAAGCAGAAGACGGCATACGAGATCGACGACCTGACGGGCATGCTTGCGAGCCTCCCGATGACGAAACTCTCCGAGGCGCTGTACTCGGGCTCGGCCGACCTGAGCTGGTCGCTGAAGCTCAAGACGGCCCTCAAGAGTCGTGGCCACTGGGGCACGATTCTGGACCTCTATCGAACCAAACGCCACGCCGACGAACTCCTCGAGCACTACGAGGCATATCCGGAGTCACCGAGTGGCTTCGAGGCCTGGCAGGATCGGCGTGACGACCTCATCCAGGACGTCTACGAGACGACCGGGGCCGAGGCGAAGTACTGA
- a CDS encoding amidohydrolase, with the protein MTETPEHLKQLRRDLHRHPEPAWREFYTTARILEEIERIGVDEVFVGSEALDTAARAGVPDHDELARWRERASEAGVDEATLDRLDSGQTGAIAVLRRGDGPTVGLRVDIDALPRTESSDPEHAPVAEGFRPDHDDAMHACGHDAHATIGVGVLEAIADSDFEGTLKLIFQPAEEVIGGGRAIAGSGHLDDVDALLAIHIGLDYPTGGVVAGIEGMFAVSNFRAEFAGESAHAGGHPDHGRNAVQAMTTAVGNLYAIPRHTDGATRVNAGNVGGGSASNVIPESAYIEGEVRGGTTELREYMRERAETVIESAAEMHDCEGSVDWGAQAPSADPDPELRRLVYDVAGTVDSVASRRERGELGGSEDATYLMRRVQEHGGEATFVGIGTDHPGGHHTATFDVDETSIGIGVDVLTDAILAIGEQKA; encoded by the coding sequence ATGACCGAAACCCCAGAGCATCTCAAGCAACTTCGACGTGATCTTCATCGGCACCCAGAACCGGCCTGGCGGGAGTTTTACACGACAGCCCGCATCCTCGAGGAGATCGAACGGATCGGTGTCGACGAGGTGTTCGTCGGCTCCGAGGCTCTCGACACTGCCGCCAGAGCCGGCGTCCCGGACCACGACGAACTCGCCCGGTGGCGGGAACGCGCGAGCGAGGCAGGCGTCGACGAGGCGACCCTCGACCGGCTCGACAGCGGACAGACGGGTGCGATCGCCGTCCTCCGGCGGGGGGACGGGCCGACGGTCGGGTTGCGGGTCGACATCGACGCACTCCCGCGAACCGAATCGAGCGATCCCGAACACGCACCCGTCGCCGAAGGGTTCCGTCCCGATCACGACGACGCGATGCACGCCTGTGGGCACGATGCTCACGCTACCATCGGCGTCGGCGTCCTCGAAGCCATCGCCGACAGCGATTTCGAGGGAACGCTGAAACTCATCTTCCAGCCCGCCGAGGAGGTTATCGGCGGCGGGCGGGCAATCGCCGGGAGTGGTCACCTCGACGACGTGGACGCACTGCTGGCGATCCACATCGGTCTGGACTACCCGACCGGCGGGGTGGTCGCCGGGATCGAGGGCATGTTCGCCGTTTCGAATTTCCGGGCGGAGTTCGCGGGGGAATCGGCCCACGCCGGCGGTCACCCGGATCACGGCCGCAACGCCGTCCAGGCGATGACGACGGCCGTCGGGAACCTCTACGCGATCCCGCGACACACCGACGGCGCGACGCGAGTCAACGCGGGGAACGTCGGCGGCGGATCGGCCTCGAACGTGATTCCCGAGTCGGCGTACATCGAGGGCGAAGTTCGCGGCGGAACGACCGAGCTGAGAGAGTACATGCGCGAACGCGCCGAGACGGTCATCGAATCGGCCGCGGAGATGCACGATTGCGAGGGAAGCGTCGACTGGGGGGCCCAGGCCCCGAGCGCCGATCCCGACCCGGAACTTCGGCGGCTCGTCTATGACGTCGCAGGTACTGTCGACAGCGTGGCGTCCCGACGCGAACGGGGTGAACTCGGCGGCAGCGAGGACGCCACGTACCTCATGCGTCGCGTTCAGGAGCACGGCGGCGAAGCGACCTTCGTCGGAATCGGGACGGATCACCCGGGAGGTCACCATACGGCGACGTTCGACGTCGACGAGACGTCGATCGGGATCGGCGTCGACGTCCTCACCGACGCGATCCTGGCGATCGGCGAGCAGAAGGCCTGA
- a CDS encoding uS10/mL48 family ribosomal protein → MPFVMTLTVESGDRYVLEDVVTEIKEAAEQKGVELKGPHPQAPQELRVPQSADLSADGNRLDPWHYTVFTRTVEIIGHDEFARDVAEWEFPERVHIEVSVEQRRGAGR, encoded by the coding sequence ATGCCGTTCGTCATGACGTTGACAGTCGAAAGCGGGGATCGCTACGTCCTCGAAGACGTAGTGACCGAGATCAAAGAGGCCGCCGAGCAGAAGGGCGTGGAACTGAAAGGCCCCCATCCCCAGGCCCCCCAGGAGCTTCGCGTTCCCCAATCGGCGGACCTCAGTGCGGACGGCAACCGACTCGACCCCTGGCACTACACAGTGTTCACCCGGACGGTCGAGATCATCGGGCACGACGAGTTCGCCCGCGATGTCGCCGAGTGGGAGTTCCCCGAGCGCGTCCACATCGAGGTGTCGGTCGAGCAGCGCCGCGGTGCCGGTCGGTGA
- a CDS encoding NUDIX domain-containing protein codes for MIEATSAGAILFRDTRGQREYLLLKSRPGDWEFPKGGVEGEEELQQTAIREVKEEAGIDDFRLIDGFREEYDYVFEANGNTIHKTVHLFIAKSFEASAELSTEHHDHQWRDYEQAKNTITQDGPREIFEEAHDFIDEKDV; via the coding sequence ATGATCGAGGCCACGAGCGCGGGAGCCATCCTCTTTCGCGATACGCGTGGCCAGCGGGAGTACCTGCTGCTCAAGAGCCGCCCGGGGGACTGGGAGTTTCCCAAAGGCGGCGTCGAGGGCGAGGAGGAACTCCAGCAAACCGCCATCCGCGAAGTGAAAGAGGAGGCCGGAATCGACGACTTCCGGCTCATCGACGGCTTCCGTGAGGAGTACGACTACGTGTTCGAGGCGAACGGCAACACCATTCACAAGACCGTTCACCTGTTCATCGCCAAATCCTTCGAGGCGAGTGCCGAACTCTCCACGGAGCACCACGACCACCAGTGGCGCGACTACGAACAGGCGAAAAACACCATCACCCAGGATGGCCCCCGGGAGATCTTCGAGGAGGCCCACGACTTCATCGACGAGAAAGACGTCTGA
- a CDS encoding DUF5787 family protein, which translates to MSGQDYHAEFDFELRVCQWAERAWPPGGDRENPLVVARQLGTKRRRWDTIVFECDPDGLRQRAEFGERALDSDLLDVIPHAPAEWTYYRDALPDPGYPWRYVREAIHRAADRDILDVRKNGGKIEIRRKSVYPSWVERVIAIENKPDLDASAARHLAPQIERDVAMGLADEVWVATAETGERIEPALLENVPVEAGILVVDPSAGDADVAWNPRTLDPSKPGVRILDRPSGGDHDASAARFEYVDPEWKAQKRREIAERAYERGWRSYVESMRPDCRHFELSWEEPGPTPFCAAKDRRQTAAECRGSCSEFEPEPPVWRTKGWPIEGGPGAVIKRLLAQRRRRQRPGMK; encoded by the coding sequence GTGAGCGGCCAGGACTATCACGCCGAGTTCGACTTCGAACTGCGGGTCTGTCAGTGGGCCGAGCGTGCCTGGCCGCCGGGCGGCGACCGCGAGAACCCACTGGTCGTCGCCCGGCAACTCGGCACGAAACGCCGCCGCTGGGACACGATCGTCTTCGAATGTGATCCTGACGGCCTCCGTCAGCGTGCCGAGTTCGGCGAACGCGCCCTCGACTCGGATCTACTCGACGTCATCCCGCATGCGCCCGCCGAGTGGACCTACTACCGCGATGCACTCCCCGATCCCGGCTATCCCTGGCGGTACGTCCGGGAGGCGATCCACCGGGCGGCCGACCGCGACATTTTGGACGTCCGAAAGAACGGCGGGAAGATCGAGATCCGCCGGAAGTCCGTGTATCCGTCATGGGTCGAGCGCGTGATCGCGATCGAGAACAAACCGGATCTCGACGCGAGTGCGGCGCGCCACCTCGCCCCCCAGATCGAACGCGACGTCGCGATGGGACTGGCCGACGAAGTGTGGGTCGCCACGGCCGAGACGGGCGAGCGGATCGAACCCGCGTTACTGGAGAACGTCCCGGTCGAGGCCGGCATCCTCGTCGTCGATCCATCGGCTGGCGATGCCGATGTCGCCTGGAACCCCCGGACGCTCGACCCGTCGAAACCTGGCGTCCGGATTCTCGACCGCCCCTCGGGTGGCGACCACGACGCCTCGGCTGCGCGTTTCGAGTACGTCGACCCGGAGTGGAAGGCACAAAAACGCCGAGAGATCGCCGAACGCGCCTACGAACGCGGGTGGCGAAGTTACGTCGAGTCGATGCGGCCCGACTGTCGACACTTCGAGCTGAGTTGGGAAGAGCCCGGACCGACCCCGTTCTGTGCCGCCAAGGACCGACGGCAGACTGCCGCGGAGTGTCGTGGCTCGTGTAGTGAATTCGAACCCGAACCGCCAGTCTGGCGGACGAAGGGATGGCCGATCGAGGGTGGGCCGGGTGCGGTGATCAAGCGACTGCTGGCACAACGGCGTCGGCGTCAGCGCCCTGGCATGAAGTAA
- a CDS encoding DUF5797 family protein produces MTLSDEALQRLADVVALQPTKNAELQGEWDLESGSEVHQVLESDLGEYYYRDEDSLIRATPEAAELVEREGLVEGGNDDLTVHVSALQCRVLEVIAGPEAEPQSVVSVLQDVREAGEDPSVDDVRSALGSLTDKGILERIRTTVPTYRLAVERDELTVEKRE; encoded by the coding sequence ATGACGCTCTCCGATGAGGCCCTACAGCGCCTGGCTGACGTAGTCGCCCTCCAGCCGACGAAAAATGCCGAACTCCAGGGGGAGTGGGACTTAGAGAGCGGCAGTGAAGTCCACCAGGTGCTCGAATCCGACCTCGGTGAGTACTATTATCGCGACGAGGACAGCCTGATCCGTGCGACGCCGGAGGCGGCCGAACTCGTCGAGCGCGAGGGACTGGTCGAGGGAGGAAACGACGACTTGACAGTCCACGTCTCGGCGTTACAGTGCCGTGTGCTGGAGGTGATCGCCGGCCCCGAAGCGGAACCCCAGAGCGTCGTTTCAGTGCTGCAAGACGTTCGTGAGGCCGGGGAAGATCCGTCAGTCGACGACGTCCGAAGCGCACTCGGCAGCCTGACCGACAAGGGGATTCTCGAACGGATTCGCACGACTGTCCCGACCTATCGACTGGCTGTCGAACGTGACGAACTCACGGTCGAAAAGCGCGAGTAA
- a CDS encoding Mut7-C RNAse domain-containing protein — translation MADRLLVDAMLGKLATYLRMCGYDAAYALDRGVEADDRLLAIADAEDRTLLTRERQLAMRAADSLLLVSRDVNEQLRELQDAGYELTLATPPVRCGTCNGHLDAVTADEPTPASVPSPDAESVWQCRDCSQYFWQGSHWDDVAQTLAEL, via the coding sequence ATGGCCGATCGGCTGTTGGTGGACGCGATGCTCGGGAAACTCGCGACGTACCTGCGGATGTGCGGGTACGACGCCGCCTACGCACTCGATCGCGGCGTCGAAGCCGACGACCGGTTGCTCGCGATTGCCGACGCGGAAGACCGCACCCTGCTCACCCGGGAGCGACAGCTCGCGATGCGGGCAGCGGACAGCCTGTTGCTTGTATCCCGCGACGTCAACGAGCAGTTGCGCGAGTTGCAGGACGCCGGATACGAACTGACACTCGCGACGCCACCCGTACGGTGCGGGACGTGCAACGGTCACCTCGATGCGGTCACGGCCGACGAACCGACGCCGGCGTCGGTCCCCAGCCCGGACGCCGAGTCGGTCTGGCAGTGTCGGGACTGCAGCCAGTACTTCTGGCAGGGCAGCCACTGGGACGACGTCGCCCAGACGCTCGCCGAGTTGTGA